The following are encoded together in the Strix aluco isolate bStrAlu1 chromosome 13, bStrAlu1.hap1, whole genome shotgun sequence genome:
- the C13H5orf47 gene encoding uncharacterized protein C5orf47 homolog, whose translation MEPGRSQGKLCVTLVYVNSFGSHRCGSIIRYSRGCRWAEAGRAGPLLPQPSPMGETGRQRAASVPGDEASPGLPAASGRAQVAGSYGVAKPVNCRCGDLREAKADIFDFPFPSRNVDKVIKQKKQKSKAWLKVRKVISKMLEENEKFRSRLLTCSQFNGEGNDMNRSSQNEASYLDRESSIFDWV comes from the exons ATGGAGCCTGGCCGCAGCCAGGGGAAGCTTTGTGTGACGCTTGTTTATGTCAACAGCTTTGGCTCCCACCGCTGCGGCTCCATCATCCGCTACAGCAGGGGCTGCCGATGGGCCGAggcgggccgggctgggccctTGCTTCCCCAGCCGAGCCCCATGGGGGAGACCGGGAGGCAGAGGGCAGCCTCGGTGCCAGGGGACGAGGCCAGCCCTGGGCTGCCCGCTGCCAGTGGCAGGGCACAGGTGGCAGGGAGCTATGGCGTGGCGAAGCCTGTCAACTGCCGTTGCG GTGACCTTCGAGAGGCTAAGGCTGACATCTTTGACTTTCCCTTCCCTTCAAGAAATGTTGATAAAGTAATTAAACAAAAGAAGCAAAAG TCCAAAGCCTGGCTTAAGGTCCGCAAAGTAATTTCAAAGATgcttgaagaaaatgaaaagttcaGAAGTCGACTCTTGACTTGCAGTCAGTTTAATGGAGAAG GCAATGATATGAACCGAAGCTCACAGAATGAGGCATCCTACCTGGACAGG GAGTCATCTATCTTTGACTGGGTAtag